The sequence AGGTCTTACCGAGTCCCATTTGGTCTGCCAAACAAGCTCCTACACCCCAATGTGCCAAACGCGCCAGCCAACAAAAACCCTCCATCTGGTAGTCACGTAGTTCTGCTTGAAGGGTAGATGGCAGTTCTGGCTGGAGGTTTTTTACCTCATGGAGATGCTCTCTATGTGTTTTCCAGTGTTTATCTGCTTTTACCTTACCTACCTCATCGACAAAATCTTCTAACCCTAATGTTGCCAATGGGTGAAAACGAATACCTTTATTATGCTTTTCCGAAAACATCCGTAATTCGTCGAGGCGTTTCCGAAAAGCTTGAGTTAAAGCCAGAAATTGACCATCACCAAGGGGGATAAATCGGCTGGGGGTTTTCTCCAACAGTTCCAGGAGTTGCTGCATATCTAGCACAAGGTCGTTATTCAATTTCAACTCACCAGTGGCTGCAAACCAGTCTTGCTGACGTTGAATTGATAAATTAAAGTCTTTCAGGTCGGCATTGTGGCTAATATGCAGCTTTTCTCCTTCTGGCCACGCCATGACTACTTTATTTCCCAGCGCTTGCAGTTCTAGCAGCAGTTCTAAACATGACTCTGGGTCAACTATTACCCATTCACCATCTTGTTCTTCACTTTGAGCCAAGGTGGGACAGGCGGCTACAGCGTCGGCGGCAAGTTGCTTCTCAAGAGAAAGATTTCGTCTGGTTTGGAAACGTTTACCCTCAATCTCAGCAATGACAGTTTCACCACCTGTACCAGGACGAAAGTAAGGGCCACCTTGGGTAAAAGGGCGCGACAACAGGGTGATTTTCAAGCCGACATTGGCAGGTAAAAGGTGAATATGGGGTAGAGTCTGGGCGGGTACTTCTTCTGCACCTTCTGAGCCGCCACCAATGTCAGAATGCACTGTGACGATGCCAGAAACGGCATTTATGGCTGCTAAAACTTGCTTTTCGGCGAAGGCAGGTACGTTTAATTTATTATCCTTACCTATAATCTGTGCGATGCGTCTGTGTTCGGTTGTAATTTCAATAACTTTGATGCGAGTTGGGGTTTCTTTGATATGCAGAATATTCTGTGATTCTGGTAATTTGGGAGAAAATTCCAAGGTGAGACGACCAAGTTTTTCTTTTTTAACTAGTAGTTCCGGTTCTCCCTTGACGATTTCTACACGAATATTGGGCATATCTTCCCAAAAAACTAAGGGGTGTCCAATTAAGGCAGAGATGGCTTTTTCGCCGAAGGTATAATCAACTTTGCCATAATAGCCCTCACTATATACCTCAATACAACTGCATACCCGCATATCTTGGGGCGTGACGTAATCAAACTCAGCTAATCCACTGCTCAGGCGTTTGAGGGCTATAGGGCGACCTTTACTCCATTCTCCTTTGGCATTAACTTTTTGTTCCTTTGGTTGTAAGACACATTTGCTGGGATAGAAAGTAATGAACCATGCTAAACGCAGTTGGGATTCTGGTTTTAGAGATGTTTGTGGTTGTTTTTGGAGATTTGCTAAGGCATTGAGGCACATTTCCCAAGCCTCTTGGGGTCGAATTAGGTCTACGATGGTTTGAATATTGCTATCTTCTCGCAGTGCTTCTGCTTCTTTTTGATACTTACTACTAGGTTTAAGCCGGGATAGGAGTTCTGCGGTTTCCATTGCCAACCAGTGATAACCGGAGGCGAACGAGCGCTGATATAATGGCTCTAATAACTTAGGTAAGCGTTTTTTCGCACCCTCAGCATCCATCCAGTAAAGGCATAGTGAACAAAACAATGTTTGTAAGCTATTTTCTTCTTCTACTGAAGAGATATGGGCGCTAAGTACAAATTGTTTTTGAGTAATATCACCCTGGTGTACTTGCAGCACTGTTTTCAATCTGCCATAAATAAACCTGAGCCAATGATCTCCTTGACGAGACATTAAATTGGTGTATTCTTCTGCTTCTTTGAGGCGTTGTGCTGAACCATCTTTTAACAACGCCAGGATAAAAAATAAGCCCCCCATTGTATTGAAATATATTTGGCGTTTGCCTGTAGCCTTTTTTATCGCTTTCAGGGCATCTGTATAATATTTTATGGCTTGCTCATTCTCACCCCGTAGAAAACTTAACCAACCCCAAAAGATAGCAGCGTTATTTTGATATTCATTCGATACCCGCTCCAGACTTTCTTGCGCTTCTTGGGTACAGCCCTGTAACAGCAGTTGTTCTGTTAAAATCAGGTGCAGATAATCAGAACAATGTTTTCCACCTGTTGAACATTGTTCTGACAGCATCATTAAAGCATCCTCAGACACAGACAATTTTAATGCACAATTCAGGAAGATACTTGATATCCCACTTTCATATAATCCTTGGGGTAAGGTGTTAAACCCATCTGCATCAAATGGGTTATTAAATATCTGCTCGAAAATATTTTCTATTACTAGCTTTTCTTCACTATCAGCATACTTCTGGTAATCTTCAATTTGCTTATTAATAAAGTTAAGGTCTTGACGATAAATACCAATGCGGATTTCTCTGATACACTGGCGCAGACTGTAGAATATCCGAGAATCATGGTTCCAATGAGTACGTATAGGGAACTTTGACTCTACTGCTATTACTTGGATTTCAAACTGTCCAGTTTGTACAGCATGACGAGTAGCAATTTCTGTGAGTAGCGGATGACATTCAGGGCTTTGCCTGCCTGACTGCACTAGCAAACCTACTTTTAACAATTTATCAATTTGGGGACTGAGAGTTTTAGTAACCCAAAGTTTATTCTTTTCATCTAAAGCACCCATTTTGCTAAGACAGCTTAGAAGTGAATTTTTGTCCACAGGTGCATAAATTATCGCCAAAAGCTGGATAACTTTTTGTACAGAACTATCTAAATCAAAGTATTGATTCGCAAGTTTTGTTTGAAGATTTGTAGTATCATTTGCCAATTTAGTCATAACTACTTATTTAATTGTTTAAATAATTTTATTAAATTAAGTTTCTGTCTATGAGCCGCTTCTAATTGTGAATGATAGGCAGACCGTTCAGCTTTTCGTCCAAGTTGAAAATAAGCTATTTTTACTTTTTTGAGCCAGTTAACCACAGCCTCATAACAGTACCAAGTTTCTCCTGCATAGTCTCGAATTTTACCATAGTCTCGAAACCACGGTCTGATTTTAGGTCTAATTTTAAAAGTAATAATGCCAGCAGTTAAGGCAGTAGCATTATCCTCTAATCCTTTGAGCTAAATTGCTAGTCCAAGCAGTAAATTCATACAAACAGTTATCTGATACATATATACCAGTAAGACATATTGACAATGTTTTAACCAGATAGCTATCTTCTGGCAGTATTTTTGCCAGGGCAAAACCCTCCCCTGCTCTTACGTGAGGATTTTAATTTTAGCCGCAGACATCGCCTCTTCTACTCTTCCCAAAGCTGCTAATTGCCTCAGTACAAAAAGTTGAGGTAATTCCACCTGCCTCAAAACGAATACTAGCTTGATATCGTGTTATTTTGTTTTTTGGTGTCCGACCGCAGGACTTTGGAAAAATGCTGCCCTCCTCAACCTCCCAAGCAATTGATCGCACGTTCAAAGTGGGAATACTCAATTTATGTAGTTGAGGTTATTTCCAATGGCGGATAAACAAGAGATTAAATGTACATACTGCTTTGGCAAAGGTAAAATAGAACAACCCGAATCAATAGGTTCATCTCCCATACCACAATATAAAACTTGTAGCTATTGTAGTGGAACTGGAAAAATTATTAAGAAAAAGTCGTAGAAATATCTAGTTTACGTCATTCGGGCATAACAAACTCCTACTCTCTCATTCTCTGTGACGGAAGAATAAGGACTTTTTGATGCGGTCTGTGGGCAATCGGATATATATTTTTGCTCAGATTGGGATTGTAGGCAGGTTGTAGTCCATTGTCGATGCTGTGAGGTTGGGGAAAATGTCGGGATAGGTAGGTGATTTTGACGACATCTCTGTGAGTGAGAATTTTTTCCGGCTAGGAGGCGATTCGGAAGATTCATAGGTAGGTGATTTTGACGACATCTCTGTGAGTGAGGAAGCAACCCCAAAAGACTCTGTTGGCAGACCGTTTAATGCCCGGTAAGCAATGAGTTCATCTGTGCAAATAGTCCATTGTGGCACTTCCACATCAGAAGAGGGGCAATCAGTTCCAGCGTGCGTTTTTCCTTATCCACCGACGGTAGAACGTCCTCCCGCCGAGGAAGACGCAAAATCCAGCGTTCTCCATCAGTGTCCTTATTTAGTTTCTTGAGCAAAGATGCACTATTATTAGTTTTTTGAAAAAAGTGTGAGGAACTACAGTCAATTATTGGGAAATTGAGTGTACTATAAAGCTATTAAAGGGGGGTGTGGAATTGAAAAAATTATACTAAGGGAATGTGAGAATATTAAAACTTATTTATCCAGTGTAATTGGCGCGTTTACACAATTAGAATTAATGCAAACTAAAAATTTAATTTAAAACTGGTATGAACTCCAGAGACATTTATTTATTCAGATGGCTTGTGACTTTATTCTAGACATCTTAAACAACAGATGGGCTTGAATTCAATTGGTCGAATTGCTGTCAATGCGTAAGTTATAACCCCGGTTGAAGGCAATGGAATGCTGCTAGCTAACTTCATCATTGCCGTTAATGGTAACGAAAGAGAACAAGTACTACCCTACTTGATAAAGTAAAACTGAAAACTTTGAAACTGGTAGACACATAAAAACTTAAGGTACTGACTAGTGATTAAAATTACGATTCACTCGTAAATAAGAATTGGTACTCTATTCTAAATATCTAAGTTGAAGGCACTTATTTTACAAGAACTTGCTTTCCAGAACTATCTTGCAGTAGGTTTCTAAAATGACACTTTTTAAATTAGTGTTTGAACTGATAGCAGACTTATTCCTTCGCTATCGCCAGTGGTATCGGCGTATCTGTGGCGGTACTTGGCACTATGTTGTGGTCTATTTATGTAAAGAAACTTACGACTGGCATGAGGATTCTATTCTAAAGCCTTTATACTACTGGCACAACGAAGACATTCTAGACCCCTCAGAGATTGAATTACAAACAGAGGATTGGGGAGAAAAACGGTTTGAGTGTATGGCTAAGGTTGAAACACGAGATGTTCAAACCCTTCATGAGTCCACTTACAATAGCTCAGTCTATGGGAGAAGTTTTAACGAGGATTGAAACACCACTTAAACCTCTAAAACCTTGTGAAAAATCTCCTGGCTGGAAAAAAGGACAGCCAGGTCATAATAATTACAAATGACGTAAAGTTGGGCATTTCGGCGCAAGAACATCTGCTGATTATGCCGCCGTCTAATCTCCTCTTCAGTCAGGTGTAACTGTTCTGAAAAGCTCAAATCATCGTATTGGTTATACATCTTCGTGAACTCCAATAAAACTAAAGTATTCGGCTGAAAGTTCCATCAAGTATTTCAGAGCCAAGCAATCACCATAATTTGTATATATTTGAGCGATCGCCTGGAGGATGAACGGAATATTATCCGGTGTGACATTTTGGAACTGAATGGCTAAATTAAATGCTGAGTTTTCATCTTCTGGCTCTAGGGGTTGTGCGTCAGTCCACACAATTAAACCTCGCTTATCCAGTTCTGCTAAAGAAATATCGTTTAGAGCATCCACAACGGAATCAGGTGCATATTTTATTAATAGCTTAATCACCAAATAACACCTCCATAAAGTAATTGATATCCCAGCCTCAATCTGGTAATAAATTCGTCAGTATTACGATTGTCCCAAACAGGATTACTACGGCTTTTTATCCAGTTGATTGGACTATGACAAACATCATCATGACAACGGTAGCACGTAGGAAATGTAGATTGACCAATGATGTCATTGCCGTAGTAAGCGTGATGGATTTCTTCGCTTTTTCTAGTCAGACAAACTACACAATAATTGTGGGTTTTCCGGTGAGCGATGCCTACGGCGGGCTACACCAACGCTACTTGCTTCCTATACTTCTTGGGATCACCATATCGAGCGTTCCAGTTTAATTGTCGTGAAAGCCGAGATTTTCTAGTAATAGAGTCACCCCCTTTTCGTTTAACTCTTGCCCTGTTAATTCGTGCCACTTTTGTTTGATTTCCTGAAAATGTGGTCTTCTCCCTAATTCTGTTGCCCATTTTCTAATTTCTTCATACCAGTCAACCTGCTGCTGTGAGGATTGCTGATTATTTTTAGAACTATTAACAGTGTCATTATTCGGCTTGGAATCTTGTTTTTGTTCCAGACCTTTGATATCAAATTCCGGGATTAGGGCAACAAAGGGATTACCACGAGTTGGAATTACTAGGGCATATCGAACTCCGGCTTTATCCAACATTTCGCAAGCCTGTCGCAAGATTTCAAGAATTTCTTTTTTGACATTCAGAAAATCCTGGGGATGGTCAAGGATATAACTCGATGTCTGCCCTACAGCAATAAAGCAAACGTTTTTCAGAGATGGGCGACTAAATCCGGTTTCTCCAGAGAGCGGGGACTGGCCCATAAACACCCCATGTCCTTTAAGTCCGGCGGTGAATTTGATGATATAGTTCCAAAAACCTTGCAAGTCTTTGGCAGTATCAGCATCAACCATTCCTGGAAGTCCCTTGCCACCACCATAAACACTATCTACTTCATCCTGAGCAAGAAATAATTCGGGAACACCGTGACATTCACCACCAACAATTGATACTCTTGCTTTCTGCTTGTCAATTTGGTCTGTGGCAAAGGTAATCCAATCTCTTAACGCTTTCATACCGTCAAACTTACGGCTGAACTTGCACAACCATCTGGTGACATCATCTTTTGGATCGCTGCCGATGACAATTGCTGGCGTTTGAGATTTTGCACCAATTTTGTTGATAATCACCCCAGCCAGCGTAGACTTCCCAGATTGTGTACCACCAGATAGGTAAAAATGGTGATTACTGCGAAGAGTCATATTTTGATTAGATGCAGCATCACACAGTTCATCAATCCAAGCACTATCAATTCTGATGTATTCAGGATAATTAGCTGCGATCGCTTGCAGAACTTTCATTGCACCTGGATTGATGATGCTCTGTACAAACTCTTCATCAATGTCAGCAATATCAGGATTGGGAATACCAGTCCGCGAAGGTTGGTGTTGTGCTGGTGGTTCGGGCAGAGTTACCAAGCCTTGCAACTGGTATTCAGCTATCCACCGGGGGCGCTCAGTAATGGGCAGACGATTCACATAATCAGCAACTCTGCGTTTGGCATCAATCGCTGTAGTTACATAATTGTATGCTGCTTGACCTTGCAAATGTTGTTTGAGTGCTTTCAAATCAGCTTCTAGCAAAGATTTGTAAACTTTTTCCTTACTTTCGCTGATTTGGGCAGATACCCCAAACAAACCAGCACTAATCGTCCCAGCGCCGAGTAAGATTCCGGTTGTTATTCTGTCAGTATTTAAGAAAAAAGGAGCAGACAGACATAACACTGCACTCGCTCCTAAACTGCATAAGATAGTCCGTTCTGCATGAATTACACTACTGGCAGTTAGTCGTTCTAATTCAAAACCCATAAATTATCGCACCCCCAACGCAACACCAGCACAAACTAAAGTCAGAAAGGCAAACAGAAATATTACCCCAGGCATCAAGCCGATGGTAAAAGTTTTGCGGTTAAATCCAAAACCTTTAACGACTAAACCGCCAAAGTTGAATAACCCCAGAAATATGCAGCAGATAGAGATTATGCCGATAAACCAAAGAATGTACTTACTAACGGGGCTGGCAACCGATAAATAACCCATAAACATAGAAAAGCCAACCCCGCACACTGCATATCCTATATGAAAGAGCTTGATTTGCATAATCAGAATCCAGAAGTCAGGAGCCAGGAGTCAGAATGGAATTAGAATAACTTGTAAGCAGTTTACTAACTTCTTCAAGTAGCAGCATTAATTCTGACATATCACCATATTTCAGATCACTTGACAGAATTAAATAATAGCGACACTCTTCTAAAGAGCCTTGAGCAATATTCATAAATTTCGCTTTATCTGCTAATCCTTTTTTCTTAAAGCCTTCCGCAATATTTGCTGGAATAGAAATTGCTGCTCTTCTAAACTGTGATGTAAGCCCATATATTTCTGATTTAGGAAACTCATTAGTTATTCGATACACTGATAAAACAAACCGATGCGCTTTTTGCCAAACTATCAAATCTTGAAATGTTCTTGCTGGTTGTCTCATTTGTTCTGACTCCTGACTTCTGACTCCTGACTCCTGATCTAGAACCTGAAACTATCTCCCACTTCATCAAATGCTTTCTCGTATCCTCCGAGTTGACGCTGCTGTTCAATAGAACCAAAGGCATGACGGATCACTGCCTCCCCATGTAATCCCCTGGTTCGCTGCAAATCTTCCTCAACCTTCATGGCTTCTTGGGAATATGCCAATTGGTTTTTATACATCTCTGCCAAAGATTGCAACTGTTTGAGCTTGTGCCGGGAGAACTTTGTATGTAGCCACTTCTGTGCTTTTAAATTGCCAGCCACTTCTGCTTCATCCAGAACCTGCTGTGCTGTAGTGTAAGCTGGCAATGTGTAGCGATCGCGGATTGATGAAGGTAAATTACCCTCAATTTGTGTTGCATCACCCACCCTTAAATCTGTTGACACTACTCCATCACCTTTACCGCCAAATAAACCAGGAAGCCATTTTCCTAACATTCTTTTCTCCCCCCTACTACTTAAAATTGGTATAAGTTTGCTGAACTTGTTGCACCTGCGACCCGATATAACGGGTTATGCCATATATCCCCATAAAGGAAAACATCAATACAGTAAAGGCTGCGATCGCAGTTTGAGCCATCATCCCTCGCTGCATCAGTTCCTCAATCTGCCTATTAGATTGCGATCGCACCTTTGACTCATCAATAAGTTGCTGGACG comes from Nostoc punctiforme PCC 73102 and encodes:
- a CDS encoding four helix bundle protein, coding for MRQPARTFQDLIVWQKAHRFVLSVYRITNEFPKSEIYGLTSQFRRAAISIPANIAEGFKKKGLADKAKFMNIAQGSLEECRYYLILSSDLKYGDMSELMLLLEEVSKLLTSYSNSILTPGS
- a CDS encoding zinc finger domain-containing protein, which codes for MADKQEIKCTYCFGKGKIEQPESIGSSPIPQYKTCSYCSGTGKIIKKKS
- a CDS encoding DEAD/DEAH box helicase; translation: MTKLANDTTNLQTKLANQYFDLDSSVQKVIQLLAIIYAPVDKNSLLSCLSKMGALDEKNKLWVTKTLSPQIDKLLKVGLLVQSGRQSPECHPLLTEIATRHAVQTGQFEIQVIAVESKFPIRTHWNHDSRIFYSLRQCIREIRIGIYRQDLNFINKQIEDYQKYADSEEKLVIENIFEQIFNNPFDADGFNTLPQGLYESGISSIFLNCALKLSVSEDALMMLSEQCSTGGKHCSDYLHLILTEQLLLQGCTQEAQESLERVSNEYQNNAAIFWGWLSFLRGENEQAIKYYTDALKAIKKATGKRQIYFNTMGGLFFILALLKDGSAQRLKEAEEYTNLMSRQGDHWLRFIYGRLKTVLQVHQGDITQKQFVLSAHISSVEEENSLQTLFCSLCLYWMDAEGAKKRLPKLLEPLYQRSFASGYHWLAMETAELLSRLKPSSKYQKEAEALREDSNIQTIVDLIRPQEAWEMCLNALANLQKQPQTSLKPESQLRLAWFITFYPSKCVLQPKEQKVNAKGEWSKGRPIALKRLSSGLAEFDYVTPQDMRVCSCIEVYSEGYYGKVDYTFGEKAISALIGHPLVFWEDMPNIRVEIVKGEPELLVKKEKLGRLTLEFSPKLPESQNILHIKETPTRIKVIEITTEHRRIAQIIGKDNKLNVPAFAEKQVLAAINAVSGIVTVHSDIGGGSEGAEEVPAQTLPHIHLLPANVGLKITLLSRPFTQGGPYFRPGTGGETVIAEIEGKRFQTRRNLSLEKQLAADAVAACPTLAQSEEQDGEWVIVDPESCLELLLELQALGNKVVMAWPEGEKLHISHNADLKDFNLSIQRQQDWFAATGELKLNNDLVLDMQQLLELLEKTPSRFIPLGDGQFLALTQAFRKRLDELRMFSEKHNKGIRFHPLATLGLEDFVDEVGKVKADKHWKTHREHLHEVKNLQPELPSTLQAELRDYQMEGFCWLARLAHWGVGACLADQMGLGKTLQALAVILRNAHEGPTLIIAPTSVCMNWVSEAQKFAPTLNIIQFSGANRQKLLDGLQPLDMLVCSYGLLQQEEVAQMLSVVHWQTIVLDEAQAIKNMTTKRSQAAMNLKSNFKLLTTGTPIENHLGELWNLFRFINPGLLGSFESFNQRFAVPIEKYQDKLARNKLKKLIQPFLLRRTKNQVLEELPSRTEILLHVELSREEKAFYEALRRQAISKLTESDADAGKKHLQVLAEIMKLRRACCNPSLVMPDTVLPSSKLQLFGEVLGELLENRHKALVFSQFVDHLHIIRDYLEQQGINYQYLDGSTSVAERKKRVDAFQAGSGDVFLISLKAGGTGLNLTAADYVIHTDPWWNPAVEDQASDRAHRIGQQRPVTIYRLVAKDTIEEKIVQLHHQKRDLADSLLEGTDMSGKISTEALLQLISQG